A window from Streptomyces sp. NBC_00271 encodes these proteins:
- a CDS encoding DUF3105 domain-containing protein, with the protein MPNTSKKQAAADRKARIEAMRRAEKARERRNRIITITLSTVIVAGLAGWGAYAINNANEKNDQKAAAAAKPISGEKTWDAKKLTRNHVQTKVDYPMNPPVGGNHAPVWMTCNGDVYTKAIANENAVHSLEHGAVWVTYNDKASAADIKTLAGKVSKTPYTLMSPDKTESGTIMLSAWGHQLSVNTASDPRVEQFLTKYVQGAQTPEPGAACTNGLTAS; encoded by the coding sequence ATGCCCAACACGAGCAAGAAGCAGGCCGCCGCCGACCGCAAGGCCCGCATAGAGGCGATGCGCCGTGCCGAAAAGGCCCGCGAGCGCCGCAACCGCATCATCACCATCACGCTCAGTACGGTCATCGTCGCCGGACTCGCCGGCTGGGGCGCGTACGCCATCAACAACGCCAACGAGAAGAACGACCAGAAGGCCGCCGCCGCGGCGAAGCCGATAAGCGGCGAGAAGACTTGGGATGCGAAGAAGCTCACGCGCAACCACGTCCAGACCAAGGTCGACTACCCGATGAACCCACCCGTAGGCGGCAACCACGCTCCGGTGTGGATGACCTGCAACGGCGACGTCTACACCAAGGCCATCGCGAACGAGAACGCCGTCCACTCCCTCGAACACGGCGCGGTCTGGGTCACGTACAACGACAAGGCCAGCGCGGCCGACATCAAGACCCTCGCAGGCAAGGTCTCCAAGACCCCCTACACGCTGATGAGCCCGGACAAGACCGAGTCCGGGACGATCATGCTGTCGGCCTGGGGCCACCAGCTCAGTGTGAACACAGCCTCCGATCCGCGAGTCGAGCAGTTCCTCACCAAGTACGTCCAGGGCGCGCAGACCCCCGAACCGGGTGCCGCCTGCACGAACGGACTGACCGCCTCATGA